The Hordeum vulgare subsp. vulgare chromosome 7H, MorexV3_pseudomolecules_assembly, whole genome shotgun sequence DNA window GCCGTACATCCGACGGAGACATTGGTTCTGGAGCTATCCATTGAACGGGCCGTCGATTTAATGCCCATCCATCTACTCTCATATCTGCATCTATCCATTCCATCTCATGTAAAGTACACGTCCATCCGGATCCGGTCCTTCCCTGCTGCTTCATCAATTTCTGTAGTCACATGCAAAATCACTTATCTTCGCAGAAAAAACCTAAAAACTTATCACATGTAAATTTCTACAACTTCAATAATTATTACCTTGTATCAAGATCGTAGGGACAGTAGCCATACTTCAGAATTATCACTGAGCATTatcagcaacaagtaacagcaagagTCAAGAGAGAGAACCTTGCACTGTTTGACCAGTCTTTCTTTGTATACCTTGGCCATGGCACCTTGTCTTGCCAAAAAAAGAAGATAGATGCGGCTGCACTGCATTTTAGGAGTTCAGGAACCTACCACATGCTTTAGCAGCATACACATTTTTTTCTCGAGTAATTAGTATGTATCCATAGGTATACATAAATCTAGAGAGATTTTCTGCTGAGATCTGAGTATCTGATCAGTGTGCATGATCCTTACAAATCTGGTGCTGCACATTGACCAGTACTATGACTCAACTAAGCACAACacattagagcatctacaactggaGTCAGCAAATCCATTGATTGAATCTTGACCGCATCTCAAATACAAACAAGATAAATAAGCATCTGATGCCTAACTAGCAATGACTAGAAAGTAGTACCAAAAGGGTTTGGGATGCAGTATGACGCACCTGAGGGCGGCATCCTCCCTGGCGTGGATGGCGGAGAGGTCGAGCACACAGCCAGCCGGGTCGAGCGGGTCGTCGTACTTGCCGACGACGGAGAACTCCTGGATGTAGTTGGCCTTGAGCACCCTCACGTTCCGCCGCTCGCCCCTCTCCGCCCTGCCCACGCCCTCCTGTGATCTACGCCATCATGGAAACAAAGCAACCAGGCAGCACACAGAAATAGAGCAGGAGGCAGAAGTAAACGGCATGGAGACGGGGGCGGGGAGCAAAGGTTGGATTTGGGAAGGATATGGATGACGAGGAGGTTGCTCGGGCGGTCGAAGGAGACGATCTAGCCCTCGAACTCCTCCCCGAGGGTGGTCTTCGCGGAGATCACCACGCCGACCGCGAACTCCTCGCCGCCGACCTCCatggcgccggcggcggcggtgggtgggaggaggtggccgcggtGAGGTGCGTGAGGGCGGAGCGGAGCACGCACGGTCTGGGTGGGTTGGTGACTctactgagaagacccaaagccgccgccgccgagcagtgcgggttagcaatggcgggtgcgccattagattttttcgaTAACAATGGCGCATGCCCGTGCAGTTCGCcattagtattttttttatatagcaatggcgcattccagagaggtgcgtcattagtaatctttttttttatagcaatggcgcatcccagaaAGGTTCGCCATTAGTAATAATTTTTGTtcggatagcaatggcgctcgcGGGGAGGGAGAGGGTGGGTGGAGCGCTCGGCCGATTCCgttcgggggaaccgagcgaggaAACAGGGGagtgtgcggggggtcggcggcggcagtGGAGTGgcccggggagggtgcggggggtcggcggcggcggtggagcgagggagggtgcggggggtcggcgacgGCTGTGGAGCGGCCCGggaagggtgcggggggtcggcggcggcggtggagcgggggagggtgcgtggggtcgtcggcggcggtggagcgggggagggtgcggggggtcgtcgacggcggtggagcgggggagggtgtggggggttggcggcggcggtggagcgggggagggtgtggggggttggcggcggcggtggagcgggggagggtgtggggggttggcggcggcggtggagcgggtcggggagggtgcggggggtcgccgTCGGCGGTGGAATgggggagggtgcggtgggtgctcggcggcggtggagcgggggagggtgcgggtggtcgtcggtggcggtggagcgggggagggtgcggggggtgctcggtgGCGAGGGGGATGTGGCGAGGGGGGATAGCAATCGAGATGGagggggatcgagatcgagtgtcctcatgaatattcaatattttttcatattgaatatgaaaaaatatcatcaaatttgaaaaaatattcatgaattcaaaaagtgcccatgaaatttaaaaaatgagtgtggtaggtggctgtccaaaatatctagctggtccgaggttactaatggcgcaccacctacatatgcgccattagtaaccctggttactaatggcgcaccttctgtggtgcgccattagtagttctgcaaaaaaaaatagtagtggcgcaccaccaacagatgcgccattagtaaccctggttactaatagcGCACCagctctggtgcgccattagtagttttgcaaaaaaaaaattatagtagtggcgcactaccaactgatgcgccattagtaaccctggttactaatgtgcACCAgccgctggtgcgccattagtatttttgcaaaaaaaaaaaatagtACCGGCGCACcgattgtgtggtgcgccattagtgtccatcacactaatggcacacctgtacatggtgcgccactactatatagtagtggcgcactacttgtgtggtccgccattagtgtctatatcatctatagcccttttcctagtagtgacaaTGAAAGAAACAAATGCAGTACACTTCAACAAACCTTTGGAACAACATCCACCTCCCCATTAGAGTCAACATCCGtatcatcgtcgccatcatcacggGGCCGCTTAGGTTGACTCTTAGATGGAACACAATATTTTTGTCTACCAGTATGAACATCACTCACGAAATCGACAAGCACAAAGACATCATCGTCAGATTTGGTCCCTTCACTGACATGTGGTCGCTTCCGCTGAGGATCCTCTGCACAAGCTCCGCTGAGGATCCTCTACACAAGCTTCAGCAGCTCTcttaccaaggttcttattcATGCAAGCAACACAAGGACTCCGCCGAGGAGTACCACATTCCTCGGCAAAATAACCGAGTCTCTTCTTCTGCAAAGCACGCTCCTTGACTTTACCAAATTTGGCACCTTTGACAGCATCTGCAGCCCTCCTATGCTTCTCTTTCTCCGGTTACACCTTTGGGTCACTTTCAAACCTCAACTTTTCCTTGCATTGCTTGAATTCATATGCACGAAGTTGATCCAGGGCCATCCACTCCTGCATAACTTCCTCTGTGACATCAACAGATTGTGAATGTGTTTCAAACAAGACGGGACGCCTAATGCTCTGGTCAAAGCTCACACCGACGTCACCCTCTACAAAATAATTGTTAATCAATTGAGTAACCTCCTCAAACCCAGGTGCCCAAGCATAAAAACTAGACACTGCGTCAAAAATGAAGTTTAACTATGGTAATTAAGAAGTGCgcaaaaggaacaaatgcaaCAGACATATACATATAAATGCGGTGATGTATACACAAGCTAAATAAAAAAAACAATGCAGTTCACATCTCAATGTAATGGAGTTAACCCGTCTACATACAAAACCAGAATAAAACGACAATGTAGTTCACACATACATATAGTCGagttcacatatacatataaatgAAGTGTTGCATATACTAACTACATGTTTATTTCCAAAAAATGTGTGACTAACTTCAGGAAGGAAACAATAGTTCGTACAACATCAAGTAAGCAGCATACACAATAAACAAAGCATGCACATCAAAAATAACAATTATATATGTGATCAATGTAGTTCAAAACTCACATGGCACATATGAAATTTAGAAGAAACAGAGTGATACAACTAGTTTCGCAAACTaaataagaaaaagaacaaacaacatACCAAAAGGAGCGCCCAAGCTTACAGGAGAAGATTCAATTAGTGAATTCAGTTAATGGCCTGCCTTACCACCATGATCCTTGCCACTAGGAATAAGAGTGCCAATTGGTGTATCATGAACAGTATCATTATGACAAGTGCCATCAAAATCACCTACTGGAAACAATAACATCAGAAATAGAAATTAAAAACACCACATGACAATAATGCCAGCAACGCTGAGAACTAACACACCATAAACAAATATTCAAGATGAACTAGAAATTTACACATGTGCGAGCTTCAGTCTTTTGACAAAAGTGAACTGCAGTTATTTTACATATGTGGGTTATAGTCTTTTGACATAAGTGAGCTTCAGTTTTTGATAGAAGTGATATGTAGTTCAATTTATATATGTAAGTTGTAGTCTTTGATATAAGTGAGCTTTAGTATTTGACAGAAGTGAACTACAGTTCTTTTACACACGTGTGATTCAGTCTTTGATATAAGAGAACTGTGTGTTGTTGTGTTAATTCTCCCCTAGCTCATTTGTGTTATTGTGgcttttttgaactttttgcAGCCTAGAGATGAAAACGTAGAAGTTCGTCAATCGGTTGGCGTTGTTCGTGTTGATGTGAACTAGGGGGTTTGTGCTGTTGCTGGTGGTGATAGTGTGAATGCTTCTGTATCAGTTGTTCTTGACAGTGCAGAACCTTATTTAGTTTAGGAATCCCACCATGCCATTGCCCCTAGTCAACGAGAAGGTGTTGATGTTGACATTGAAAAGCCGTTGGAGAATGACGTTCTTATTGATAGTGTTGTTGGTTCTCCTGTTTGTCTGGCGTCCAATGATGTTCATGATGTATTCAGAGTGGAGCCTCATGGAGCTGTGTTATCTGAGGACGTTGTGGTTGTTTGTACTATTCAAAATCGAGATAACGCTCATGTTGCTACAATAGGGTGGTCCAGTGAGGCTGTGGTGGTTTCGTCGCAACCTAGTGGGGAAACTGTTTTGGTTAGATCTTAAGAGCAACAACATGAGAATCTGACACTAAAAGCAAGTGTTTTGTTTCGAACAGTGAGATTCATGGTTTTCTCATTCATTTTCAATTACTATGGTGGCTACATAAAATGTCTATTGATAAGTGTACTTCTTCTTTATTGGTGATTATTCAAATTAGTTACTAGCTAGCACACTTCCTCATCTTACAACTAAACTTCATATTTTAGATAAGTGAACCTCACCTTTTATATGTTCCTTATTTTTTATTGCCGATGATgaacttgttggggaacatcgcatgggaaacaaaaaatttcctacgtgcacgaagacctatcatggtgatgtccatctacgagaggggatgtgtgatctacgtacccttgtagaccgtacatcagaagcattagtgaacgcggttgatgtagtggaacgtcctcacgtccctcgatcagtcccacgatctagtgccgaacggacggcacctccgcgttcagcacacgtacagctcgacgatgatctcggccttcttgatccagcaagagagacggagaggtagaagagttctccggcagcgtgacggcgctccggaggttggtggtgatcttatctcagcagggctccgcccgagctccgcagaaacgcgatctagaggaaaaaccgtggaggtatgtggtcgggctgccgtggaaaagtcgtctcaaatcagccctaaaaccaccgtatatatagggggaagagggggagccttgccttggggtccaaggaccctcaagggcttcggccgagccaagggggcaaccctccccttccaaaccgagtccaactaggtttggaaggaggagtccttcccccttttcccacctcctcttttttttctctttgatttttcttcctatggcgcatagggccttcttgggctgtcccaccaacccactaagggctggtgcgccacccccaaggcctatgggcttccccggggtgggttgctccctcccggtgaacacccggaacccatttgtcattcccggtacattcccggtaactccgaaaaccttccggtaatcaaataaggtcatcctatatatcaatcttcgtttccggaccattccggaaaccctcgtgacgtccgtgatctcatccgggagtccgaaaaacattcagtaaccaaccatacaactcaaatacgcataaaacaacgtcgaaccttaagtgtgcagaccctgcgggttcgagaactatgtagacttgacccgagagactcctcggtcaatatccaatagcgggacctggatgcctatattggatcctacatattctacgaagatcttatcgtttgaacctcagtgccaaggattcatataatcctgtatgtcattccctttgtccttcggtatgttacttgcccgagattcgatcgtcagtatccgcatacctatttcaatctcgtttaccggcaagtctctttactcgttccgtaatacaagatccggcaacttacactaagtcacattgcttgcaaggcttgtgtgtgatgttgtattaccgagtgggccccgagatacctctccgtcacatggagtgacaaagcccagtctcgatccatactaactcaacgaacaccttcggagatacctgtagagcatctttatagtcacccagttacgttgcgacgtttgatacacacaaagcattcctccggtgttagtgagttatatgatctcatggtcataggaacaaatacttgacacgcagaaaatagtagcaacaaaatgacacgatcaacatgctacgtctattagtttgggtctagtccatcacatgattctcctaatgatgtgatcccgttatcaagtaacaacacttgcctatggccaggaaaccttggccatctttgatcaacgagctagtcaactagaggcttactagggacagtgttttgtctatgtatccacacaagtattgtgtttccaatcaatacaattatggcatggataataaacgattatcatgaacaaagaaatataataataactaatttattattgcctctagggcatatttccacttgcactagagtcaataatctagttcacatcaccatgtgattccaaggaatccaacacccatatagttctcgggtctgatcacgtcttgctcgtgagagaggtttttagtcaacggttctgaaactttcagatccgtgcgttctttacaaatctttatgtcatcttatagatgttgctactatgtgctattcggaaatactccaaatatctactctactatacgaatccgtttcactactcatagttattcggattagtgtcaaagcttacatcgacgtaaccctttacgacgaactctttaaccacctccataatcgagaaaaattccttagtccaccagttactaaggataaattttgaccactgctagtgattcaatcatggatcactctttgtacctctcaacagacttgctgcaaggcacacatcaggtgcggtactcagcatggcatactctagagtctacggctaaggaatagaagacgaccttcgtctattctctttattctgccgtggtcgggttttgagtcttactcaaattcacaccttacaacgcaaccaagaactccttctttgctgatctattttgaactccttcaaaacttgtcaaggcatgcatcttgttgaaacttccattaagcgctttcgatctatctccatagatctttgattctcaacgttcaagtagctcaatccaggtattcctttgaaaactcctttcaaacaaccttgtatgctttacagaaattctacattacttctgatccacaatatgtcaaccacatatacttatcagaaattctatagtgctcccactcacttctttggaaatacaagtttctcataaaccttgtacaaacccaaaatccttgatcatctcatcaaagtgtatattccaactccgagatgcttgcactagtccatttaaggattgctggagcttgcatacttgctagtatctttaggatcgacaaaacctcttggttgtatcacatacaatgtttgctcaaggagaccgtcgaggaaacaatgttttgacatcctatgtgcaatatttcacaaataatgcagcaactactaacataattctaacagactttcagcatccctacgagtgagaaagtctcatcatagtcaactgtttgatcttgtcggaaacatctttgcgacaagtcgagcttttcttaatagtgacttatcaccatcgtcgtctgtcttccttttaaagatccatctttactcaatagtcctacgaccatcaagtagttcttccaaagtctacactttgttttcatacatggatcctctctcggatttcatggcctccaaccatttgtcggaatccgggcccaccattgctttcttcataactcataggttcattgttgctcaacaacatgacctccaagacagggttaccgtaccactctgcagcagtacacgaccttgtcaacctacgaggtttgtagtaacttgatccgatgcttgatgatcaccatcatcagctttcacttcaattggtgtaggcgccacaggaacaacttcccgcgccctgctacacattggttgaagtgatggttcaataacctcatcaagttctaccaccttcccactcaattcttttgagagaaacctttcctcaagaaaggatccgtttctggaaacaaacactttgctttcggatctgagataggagatgtacccaacctttttggatatcctatgaagatgcatttatccgctttgggttcgagcttatcagactgaaacttgttCATATAAGTGTCGAAGCCTCAAAAttacaagaaacgacagtttagatttctctaaaccttagtctatattgtgtcatctcaacggaaatacgcggtgccctatttaaagtgaatgcggttgtctctaatgcataacccataaacggtagtggtaattcgataagagacatcatagcatgcaccataccaaatagtgcgtggctatgacgttcagacacatcatcacactatgatgttccaggtggcatgaattgcgaaacaatttccatattgtcttaactgcgtaccaaaactcgtaactcagatattcatttctatgatcatatcgtagacagtttatcctcttgttacgacgaacttcaatctgaaacagaattgaacttttcaatatttcagagttgtgattcattaagtaaatactcttgtatctacttaaatcgtcattgaagtaagaacataatgatatccattgcgtgccttagcacccattggactgcatacatcaaaatgtatcacttccaacaagttactattttATTtcttctcaatgaaaacaaggccttgctcatgtggtatgatttgcatgtcactagtgattcaaaatcaagtgagtataaagatccatcagcatggagcctcttcatgcaatttataccaacatgactcaagcggcagtgccacaagtaagtggtactatcatcattacctcgtatcttttggcaccaatatcatgaacatgtgtaacactacgatcgagattcaataaaccattgaaggtgattattcaagaaaatagagtaaccattattctctttaaatgaataatcgtattgcaataaacacgatccaatcatgttcatgcttaacgcaagcaccaaataacaattatttcggtttaacaccaatcccgatggtagagggagcgtgcgacgtttgatcatatcaaccttggaaacacttccaacacgtatcgtcacctcgcctttagctagtctccgtttatgccgtagctttcatttcgtgttactaatcacttagaaaccgaaccggtatccaataccctcatgctactaggagtactagtaaagtacacatcaacatcatgtatatcaaatatacttctttcgacttttgccagccttcttatctaccaagtatctagagttgctccgcctcagtgactgttcccctcattacagaagcacttagtctcgggtttgagtttaatcttgggtctcttaattagtgcagcaactgtttttccgtttcacgaagtatcccttctagcccttgcctttcttgaaacttagtggttttacaaaccatcaactattgatgctccttcttgatttatacttttgcagtgtcaaacatcgcgaatcgctcaaggatcattgtatctatcctttgatatgttatagttcatcacgaagctctcacagcttggtggcagtgactttggagaaccatcactatctcatctggaagattaactcccacttgattcaagtgattgtcgtactcagacaatctgagcacacgctcaacgattgagcttttatcctttactttgtggacaaagaatcttgtcagaggtctcgtacctctcaacaagggcacgagcatgagatcacaatttcatctctttagaacatcacttaggttccgtgacgtttgaaaacgtcttcgatgcctttcttctaagccattaagtattttgcactgaactatcgtgtagtcatcagaaacgtgtatgtcggatgttcacagcatccacagacgacgctcgaggtgcagcacaccgagtggtgcattaagtacataagccttctgcgcagcaacgaggacaatcctcttcaaagtttgctactatcaactttcaactaaattttctgtaggaacatataaaaacagtagagctatagcgcaagccacatcgtaattcgcaaagaccattagactatgttcatgacaattagttcaattaatcatattacttaagaactcccactcaaaaagtacatctctctagtcatttgagtggttcatgatccacttacactagctcaagtccgatcatcacgtgagttgagcatagtttcagtggtaagcatccccatgctaatcatatcatctatatgattcatgatcgacctttcggtctcatgtgttccgaggccatgtctgcacatgctaggctcgtcaagcttaacccgagtgttccgcgtgcgcaactgttttgcacccgttgtatgtgaacgttgagtctatcacacccgatcatcacgtggtgtctcgaaacgacgaactgtagcaatggtgcacagtcggggagaacacaatttcgtcttgaaattttagtgagagatcacctcataatgctacctcgttctaagaaaaataaggtgcataaaaggattaacatcacatgcaattcataagtgacatgatatggccatcatcacgtgctccttgatctccatcaccaaagcaccggcacgatcttcttgtcaccggtgtcacaccatgatctccatcatcatgatctccatcaacgtgtccccatcggggttgtcgtgctactcatgctattactactaaagctacatcctagcaaaatagtaaacgcatctgcaagcacaaacgttagtttaaagacaaccctatggctcctgccggttgccgtactatcgacgtgcaagtcggtattaactattacaacatgatcatctcatacatccaatatatcacatcacatcgttggccatatcacatcacaagcataccctgcaaaaacaagttagatgtcctctaattttgttgttgcatgttttacgtggtgaccatgggtatctagtaggatcgcatcttacttacgcaaacaccacaacggagatatatgagtttctatttaacctcatccaaggacctcctcggtcaaatccgattcaactaaagttggagaaactgacacccgccagtcatctttgagcaacggagttactcgtagcgatgaaaccagtctctcgtaagcgtacgagtaatgtcggtccgagccgcttcgatccaacaataccgcggaatcaagaaaagactaaggagggcagcaaaacgcacatcaccgcccacaaaattttttgtgttctactcgagattacatctacgcatgaacctagctcatgatgccactgttggggaacgtcgcatgggaaacaaaaattttcctacgcgcacgaagacctatcatggtgatgtccatctacgagaggggatgtgtaatctacgtacccttgtagaccgtacagcagaagcgttagtgaactcacgtccctcgatgtagtggaatgtcctcacgtccctcgatccgccccgcgaaccgtcccgcgatcagtcccacgatctagtgccgaacggacggcacctccgcgttcagcacacgtacagctcgacgatgatctcggccttcttgatccagcaagagagacggagaggtagaagagttctccggcagcgtgacggcgctccggaggttggtggtgatcttatctcagtagggctccgcccgagctccacagaaacgcgatctagaggaaaaaccgtggaggtatgtggtcgggctgccgtggaaaagtcgtctcaaatcagccctaaaacttccgtatatataggaggaagagggggagccttgccttggggtccaaggaccctcaagggcttcggccgagccaaggggggcaaccctccccttccaaaccgagtccaactaggtttggaaggaggagtccttcccccttttcccacctcctctttttttttcttttctctttgatttttcttcctatggcgcatagggccttcttgggctgtcccagcaacccactaagggctggtgcaccacccccaaggcctatgggcctccccggggtgggttgccccctcccggtgaacacccggaacccgttcgtcattcccggtacattcccggtaactccgaaaaccttcccgtaatcaaatgaggtcatcctatatatcaatcttcgtttccggaccattccggaaaccctcgtgacgtccgtgatctcatctgggactccgaacaacattcggtaaccaaccatataactcaaatacgcataaaacaacgtcgaaccttaagtgtgcagatcctgcgggttcgagaactatgtagacatgacccgagagactcctcggtcaatatccaatagcgggacctggatgcccatattggatcctacatattctacgaagatcttattgtttgaacctcactgccaaggattcatataatcccgtatgtcattccctttgtccttcggtatgttacttgcccgagattcgatcgtcagtatccgcatacctatttcaatctcgtttaccggcaagtctctttactcgttccgtaat harbors:
- the LOC123407281 gene encoding uncharacterized protein LOC123407281, giving the protein MAHPPLLTRTARRRRLWVFSVESPTHPDRACSAPPSRTSPRPPPPTHRRRRRHGGRRRGVRGRRGDLREDHPRGGVRGLDRLLRPPEQPPRHPGGRGQGGEGRAAEREGAQGQLHPGVLRRRQVRRPARPGWLCARPLRHPRQGGCRPQCSRIYLLFLARQGAMAKYGYCPYDLDTRN